CGGCTATACCACCCATACTTGCGACTATCGGCATGAGTACTGCCAGCGCTACGACCTTGTCGATTGTATCTTCAAAAATACCAATGACAGCAGAGGCTATAAAGGCAGTAATCAGATTGACGCCTAACCAGACAGCCCTGCGTCTGGTAGTTTTCATGATTGGCGCGAAGGTATCTTCGTCATCATCCAGGCCTGCCATACTCATCAGCGAGTGATCAGCATCTTCACGTATTACATCAACCACGTCATCGATAGTAATACGGCCAAGAAGTTTGTTGTTTTCGTCAACAACAGGAGCTGATACAAGGTCTTCCTGTTCAAACAGTTGTGCAACTTTATCATCGGGCATTTCAGCTTCGATGGGTTCGGCATCTGTGAACATGATTTCCCGAACAGTGATCGTTGGGTCGCTTACTAGCATGCGCGTAAGTGGCAGGTTACCGATGTATTCATCTCTGCGGTTCACGACGAACAGGCTGTCGGTCATATCCGGCAACTCATCATGCCGCCGTAAAAAACGCAGTGCAGTCTCTACGCTGATATCCGGACGTACCGTAATTGTATCGGTATTCATCAGGCCGCCGGCTGTATCTTCCGGGTAAGACAGGACCGCTTCCAGGCGTTCCCGGTTCTGGCTGCCCATAGAACGCAGAATTTCCCGGGTGAGCGTTTCTGGTAATTGCTGGATTACATCGGCCATGTCATCAGTTTCTAGGGCTTCAGTAATGGCTAGTACTTCATGCGCATCCATCTGGCTGAGAATTTCAGTACGAACGTCATCCCCCAGGTCCTGAAGAACATCTGCTTCCAGCTCCTGGTGAATCAGGCTCCAGAGTAAGCGCCGTTCTTTTGGCGGGGATTTTTCCAGTAGATGTGCAACTTCAGAAGGCCGCAGAGTATTGTTGAGGGTATAGCGTATTTGCTTGAACTCACCACTTTCCACAGCTTCTGAGAGTTTATCTAGATCTGTTCTTTCAGTGGTTTCGATCATCAAGTACCTCTGCTTTACCGGATAAAATGACGGGAGAGAGTATCCGGTATAAGACCGGTGAGGGCCTATTATAGCGGATTGTTTTTCAAGGGATAAGGGATGATTGCAGGAGGTGGAACAGTAACTGGGTTATTCTGCTTCGTCGAATCGGTTGTTGATCAGTTCAACAATAGCACTAAGTGCTTCCTGTTCGTCTTCACCGTCAGTGCTGATTGTCAGCTCGGTGCCTTTGCTGGCGGCGAGCATCATTACCGACATAATACTTTTGCCATCTACCTGACGGCCGTCTTTAGCCAGCTGAATGTCGCAGCTAAATTTGCTGGTTAGGTTAATCAGCTTAGCGGCAGCCCGGGCATGTAAGCCGAGTTTGTTGATAATGGTAAGTTGTTGTTCCTGCATAAAATTATATGCACCTCTGGTTATTCAGTTGCCAG
The DNA window shown above is from Aliamphritea ceti and carries:
- the mgtE gene encoding magnesium transporter codes for the protein MIETTERTDLDKLSEAVESGEFKQIRYTLNNTLRPSEVAHLLEKSPPKERRLLWSLIHQELEADVLQDLGDDVRTEILSQMDAHEVLAITEALETDDMADVIQQLPETLTREILRSMGSQNRERLEAVLSYPEDTAGGLMNTDTITVRPDISVETALRFLRRHDELPDMTDSLFVVNRRDEYIGNLPLTRMLVSDPTITVREIMFTDAEPIEAEMPDDKVAQLFEQEDLVSAPVVDENNKLLGRITIDDVVDVIREDADHSLMSMAGLDDDEDTFAPIMKTTRRRAVWLGVNLITAFIASAVIGIFEDTIDKVVALAVLMPIVASMGGIAGSQALTLVIRGQALGHVERSNAGWLLNRELVVGTVNGILWAVVVAIIAVLWFQDTTIGLIIGCAIVINLIAAALAGTMLPIILKAWGIDPALAGSVLLTTITDVVGFFAFLGLATFFYS
- a CDS encoding HPr family phosphocarrier protein, giving the protein MQEQQLTIINKLGLHARAAAKLINLTSKFSCDIQLAKDGRQVDGKSIMSVMMLAASKGTELTISTDGEDEQEALSAIVELINNRFDEAE